Proteins encoded within one genomic window of Cetobacterium somerae ATCC BAA-474:
- the dnaJ gene encoding molecular chaperone DnaJ produces MAKRDFYEVLGVAKGASDTEIKKAYRKAAMKYHPDKFSGASDTEKKEAEDKFKEVNEAYQVLSDENKRAQYDRFGHAAFENGGGAGAGGFGGFGGGFEDLGDIFGSFFGGSGGFGGFGGFGGSRQRGPEPGEDLRYNLELTLEEAAKGVEKTLKYKRTGTCGTCHGTGAQEGSKMSKCSKCNGTGTINVTQRTVFGNFQTTQECDACHGKGEVPEKKCKKCHGTGIDTETVEKTIKIPAGIDDGQKLRLSGMGNASTEGGPNGDLYVYISVKHHPFFERNGEDIICNVPITFAQAALGGDIEIPTLNGKKTIKIPAGTQNDKMFRLKGEGIKNPRSPYTGDQIVRIKIEVPVNLNADQQELLKKFDESLKDKNHKDNKNFFDKLKDFFA; encoded by the coding sequence ATGGCTAAAAGAGACTTTTATGAAGTTTTAGGGGTTGCTAAGGGGGCATCTGATACTGAAATAAAAAAAGCATATAGAAAAGCTGCTATGAAGTATCACCCAGATAAATTTAGTGGTGCTAGTGATACTGAAAAAAAAGAGGCTGAGGATAAATTTAAAGAGGTTAACGAAGCATACCAAGTTCTTTCAGATGAAAATAAAAGAGCTCAATATGATAGATTTGGTCACGCTGCTTTTGAAAATGGTGGCGGTGCTGGTGCCGGAGGATTCGGTGGTTTCGGCGGTGGATTTGAAGATTTAGGAGATATTTTCGGATCATTTTTTGGTGGAAGTGGTGGTTTCGGTGGCTTTGGTGGTTTCGGTGGCTCTCGTCAAAGAGGTCCAGAACCTGGTGAAGATTTAAGATATAATCTTGAACTAACTTTAGAAGAAGCAGCAAAAGGTGTAGAGAAAACATTAAAATATAAAAGAACTGGAACTTGTGGAACTTGTCATGGTACTGGGGCTCAAGAGGGTTCTAAAATGAGTAAATGTTCTAAATGTAATGGTACTGGAACTATAAATGTTACTCAAAGAACTGTTTTTGGAAATTTCCAAACAACACAAGAATGTGATGCTTGTCACGGTAAAGGTGAAGTTCCTGAAAAAAAATGTAAAAAATGTCATGGTACTGGAATTGATACAGAAACTGTTGAAAAAACAATTAAAATTCCTGCTGGGATTGATGACGGGCAAAAACTTAGACTTTCTGGAATGGGTAATGCTAGTACAGAAGGTGGACCTAATGGTGACTTATATGTTTATATTTCTGTTAAACACCATCCATTCTTCGAAAGAAATGGTGAGGATATAATTTGTAATGTACCAATTACTTTTGCTCAGGCAGCTCTTGGAGGAGATATTGAAATTCCTACACTAAATGGTAAGAAAACAATCAAGATTCCTGCTGGAACTCAAAACGATAAAATGTTCAGATTAAAAGGAGAAGGTATTAAAAATCCTAGAAGTCCTTATACTGGTGATCAAATTGTTAGAATTAAAATTGAAGTTCCTGTTAATTTAAATGCTGATCAACAAGAACTTTTAAAGAAATTTGACGAAAGTCTAAAAGATAAGAACCATAAAGATAATAAAAACTTCTTTGATAAACTAAAAGATTTCTTCGCTTAA
- the yqeK gene encoding bis(5'-nucleosyl)-tetraphosphatase (symmetrical) YqeK, with product MNIDFFKKELSDVLSKKRYEHSIRVLETSLSLGKIYNADLNKIALASLLHDYAKEFTREKLLKISKEHFKDETKDYLTNVEILHSYVASYIAKEKFKIDDDEILNAIKFHTTGRKNMSLIEKIVYIADAIEPKRDYPHVEKIRDLALVDLNKAILLEVNKKIEYLIKGDYIIHVNSIEMRNWLLKIS from the coding sequence ATGAATATAGATTTTTTTAAAAAGGAATTAAGCGATGTTCTTTCTAAAAAAAGATATGAACACTCTATAAGAGTTTTAGAAACATCTCTATCTTTAGGAAAAATTTATAATGCTGATTTAAATAAAATAGCATTAGCTTCTCTTTTACATGATTATGCTAAGGAATTTACAAGAGAAAAACTCCTTAAAATATCTAAAGAACATTTTAAAGATGAAACAAAAGATTACTTAACTAATGTTGAAATCTTGCATAGTTATGTAGCTTCTTATATCGCAAAAGAAAAATTTAAAATTGACGATGATGAAATTTTAAATGCTATAAAATTTCATACAACTGGTCGTAAAAATATGAGTTTAATTGAAAAGATAGTGTATATAGCTGATGCTATTGAACCTAAAAGAGACTATCCTCATGTAGAAAAAATTAGAGATTTAGCTCTAGTAGATTTAAACAAAGCCATTCTACTAGAAGTTAATAAAAAAATAGAGTATCTTATAAAAGGAGATTATATCATTCATGTAAACTCTATAGAGATGCGAAATTGGCTTTTAAAAATAAGCTAA
- the yajC gene encoding preprotein translocase subunit YajC yields MNELFAKYGGMILTFAIWAAVFYFLLILPNKKKQKKHQEMLDSLKEGAEVVTNGGIKGTISSIGPEFLTIRVDKGVNIQVLKNSISRVLK; encoded by the coding sequence ATGAACGAATTATTTGCTAAATATGGTGGAATGATACTTACTTTTGCTATTTGGGCGGCTGTATTCTATTTTCTACTAATTTTACCAAACAAAAAAAAGCAAAAGAAACATCAAGAAATGTTAGACTCGTTAAAAGAGGGAGCTGAAGTTGTTACTAACGGTGGTATCAAAGGTACTATATCTAGTATCGGCCCTGAGTTCTTAACTATTAGAGTTGATAAAGGTGTTAACATCCAAGTGCTTAAGAATTCTATTTCAAGAGTTTTAAAATAA
- a CDS encoding GerMN domain-containing protein, protein MSHKLKIFLVILITLTIATGVYSNKVNKKSETVTNISTPTLESIQKTEITTPIFFPNLKQGKLSKEDIILNSNLSNKEDILKDIISQLLKKLEDKNILKKENFKYEVYIKNRTLYLDLDSKILSSAKTPQEELLLIYSFVNSLLTPGGADNVVLLINGSTAEKVNFINISKSYKLNSNI, encoded by the coding sequence ATGTCACATAAATTAAAAATTTTTTTAGTCATTTTAATAACTCTTACTATTGCCACTGGAGTATATTCAAATAAAGTAAACAAAAAAAGTGAAACAGTAACAAATATATCTACTCCTACTTTAGAGAGTATTCAAAAGACAGAAATTACTACCCCAATTTTTTTTCCTAACTTAAAACAAGGAAAATTATCAAAAGAAGATATTATTTTAAATTCTAATCTATCTAATAAAGAGGATATTTTAAAAGATATTATATCTCAACTTTTAAAAAAATTAGAAGATAAAAATATCTTAAAAAAAGAAAATTTTAAATATGAAGTATACATAAAAAATAGAACTCTTTACTTAGATTTAGATTCTAAAATTTTATCTTCTGCAAAAACTCCACAGGAAGAATTGCTTTTAATTTATTCTTTTGTAAATAGTTTACTAACTCCTGGCGGAGCAGATAATGTAGTTTTACTTATTAATGGTTCGACTGCTGAAAAAGTCAATTTCATTAATATAAGTAAAAGCTATAAACTAAACAGTAATATATAA
- a CDS encoding N-acetylmuramoyl-L-alanine amidase family protein, with protein MKKYLIFFIFCLFSLTVFANSTIKRVRLNNNPPQLVFDISSTVKPKYNSSYDEYNRLIFLEIEKVKMGTKLNSSSLSGKNIEKIDMIDYGSNVGFFIKLKKGSGHRVYSLSNPHRIVIDLKATNSSKKEFTVAIDAGHGGKDPGAIGFNKYKEKDIALAVAKKLQTKLSKDFNVIMTRSNDTFISLSERSRIANRGKADIFVSLHLNASKNSSAQGMEIFYFSKKSSPYAEKIASYENSFGEKYGEKTTSIAQIMGELAYNKNMEKSITIARPLNSSLSKRLGMRDRGIYGANFAVLRGFNGPGILVELGFITNKSDVTKLSRDANQNVMADELANKIRSFFY; from the coding sequence ATGAAAAAATACCTTATATTTTTTATTTTTTGTTTGTTTTCGTTAACTGTATTTGCTAATAGCACAATAAAAAGAGTTAGGCTTAATAATAATCCTCCACAATTAGTCTTTGATATTTCTAGTACTGTTAAACCTAAATATAATTCTAGTTATGATGAATATAATCGATTAATTTTTCTTGAAATTGAAAAAGTTAAAATGGGAACAAAACTAAATAGTTCAAGTCTTTCTGGTAAAAATATTGAAAAAATAGATATGATTGACTATGGTTCAAATGTTGGATTTTTTATAAAATTAAAAAAAGGATCAGGACATAGAGTTTACTCTTTATCTAATCCACATAGAATTGTTATTGATTTAAAAGCTACTAATTCCTCTAAGAAAGAGTTTACTGTAGCTATTGATGCAGGACATGGTGGAAAAGATCCAGGAGCAATTGGATTTAATAAATATAAAGAGAAAGATATAGCTTTAGCTGTAGCAAAAAAATTACAAACTAAGCTTTCTAAAGATTTTAATGTTATTATGACTAGAAGTAATGACACTTTCATTAGTCTTTCTGAAAGAAGTCGAATTGCTAATCGAGGAAAGGCAGATATTTTTGTAAGTTTACATTTAAATGCATCTAAAAATTCATCAGCTCAAGGAATGGAAATATTTTATTTTTCAAAAAAATCATCTCCTTATGCTGAAAAAATTGCATCTTATGAAAATAGCTTTGGTGAAAAATATGGAGAAAAAACAACTAGTATAGCACAAATTATGGGAGAACTTGCATATAACAAAAATATGGAAAAGTCTATAACTATTGCTAGACCATTGAATTCATCTCTCTCTAAAAGATTAGGCATGAGGGATAGAGGAATTTATGGAGCTAACTTTGCTGTTCTAAGAGGATTTAATGGCCCTGGTATCCTTGTTGAACTTGGATTTATAACAAATAAATCTGACGTAACTAAACTTTCTAGAGATGCAAACCAAAATGTTATGGCAGATGAACTAGCAAATAAAATTAGATCATTTTTCTATTAG